A single genomic interval of Saccharomyces eubayanus strain FM1318 chromosome IV, whole genome shotgun sequence harbors:
- the ECM31 gene encoding 3-methyl-2-oxobutanoate hydroxymethyltransferase, which yields MNIAKRSLGAFSKRFYSSSKIVPKHNTIQDIRDKYNAGTPLSMCTAYDFITATWVNKANCDLLLVGDSLAMTSLGYDSTITLSLDEFKYHVSSVCRAEGPSLVVADMPFGTFESDISDGLKNAIDIMKLHSKVTSIKVEVGSYIKDKYAMRFIQELCSRGIPVMAHIGLTPQKVHSLGGYKVQGNKSLLQMQELFETAKQLQKIGCWSIVIECVPHKMAQFITSKLSIPTIGIGAGNGTSGQVLVISDLLGMQGESVPKFVKQTVNIRDIATKGLKEYITSVEDRTFPEKDSHTFKVKDDLWNEFLSSTNHK from the coding sequence ATGAATATAGCGAAAAGATCATTAGGCGCTTTCTCCAAACGATTTTATTCCTCTTCAAAGATCGTTCCAAAACATAATACGATCCAGGATATTAGAGACAAATACAATGCTGGTACTCCTTTGTCTATGTGCACAGCATATGACTTCATCACTGCTACATGGGTGAATAAAGCTAATTGCGATCTACTCTTAGTCGGAGATTCATTAGCAATGACCTCCTTGGGGTATGATAGCACAATTACGCTCTCATTAGATGAGTTCAAATATCACGTTAGCTCTGTGTGCAGAGCTGAAGGTCCTTCTTTGGTAGTCGCAGATATGCCATTTGGTACTTTTGAATCTGATATTTCCGATGGCTTGAAAAATGCCATAGATATTATGAAATTGCATAGCAAAGTTACCTCTATCAAAGTTGAAGTGGGTTCGTACATTAAAGACAAGTATGCAATGAGGTTTATCCAAGAACTGTGCTCAAGAGGTATCCCCGTTATGGCCCATATAGGATTAACACCGCAAAAAGTACATTCACTTGGAGGTTATAAAGTTCAAGGTAACAAGAGTCTGTTACAAATGCAAGAGTTGTTCGAAACAGCCAAGcaattgcaaaaaattgGTTGCTGGTCCATTGTTATTGAATGTGTCCCCCACAAAATGGCTCAATTCATAACGTCTAAACTTTCCATTCCAACAATAGGTATCGGTGCTGGAAATGGCACCAGCGGTCAGGTTTTAGTGATATCGGATCTTTTGGGCATGCAAGGTGAATCCGTTCCAAAATTTGTCAAGCAAACTGTAAATATAAGAGATATTGCGACTAAGGGCttgaaagaatatattACAAGTGTAGAGGATAGAACGTTTCCCGAAAAAGATTCTCACACTTTCAAAGTCAAAGACGATCTGTGGAATGAATTCCTTTCGTCGACTAACCACAAATAA
- the UMP1 gene encoding Ump1p — protein MNIVPQGNFKSQVSTDQDKTTLSSAVPSLPDTLRQQEGGAVPLSTQMNDRHPLESKLKHWETTQRQRQMEQYRQIFGIAEPMKRTMELEIVNRTDFSPLSADSSMHRDILLNKDCSIDWEDVYPGTGLQSGSMVGDDLHSKIEKQLGI, from the coding sequence ATGAACATCGTCCCACAAGGTAACTTCAAGTCCCAGGTCTCCACGGATCAAGATAAGACCACTCTTTCCTCCGCGGTGCCCTCACTTCCAGACACGCTACGCCAGCAAGAAGGTGGTGCGGTACCCCTTTCCACACAGATGAACGACAGACACCCATTGGAATCAAAGCTGAAGCATTGGGAGACCACACAGCGCCAGAGACAGATGGAGCAGTACCGACAGATATTCGGCATAGCCGAGCCCATGAAGAGGACGATGGAGCTGGAAATCGTCAATCGCACTGATTTCAGTCCTCTCTCAGCGGACAGCAGCATGCACCGCGATATATTGCTTAACAAGGACTGCAGCATTGATTGGGAGGACGTCTATCCTGGCACCGGCTTGCAATCCGGCTCTATGGTTGGCGACGATCTCCACAGCAAAATCGAAAAACAATTGGGCATTTAA
- the SWD3 gene encoding Swd3p, with the protein MFQFIAAVATEDGLRATSAKLSPDGRFLAITQGPSILIYDVSKNAISQTLVTSHARPFSELCWSPDGQCIATASDDFSVEIVHLSYGLLHTFVGHTAPVISLAFNRKGNLLFTSSMDESIKIWDTLNGSLMKTISAHSEAVVSVDVPANDSSILSSGSYDGLIRIFDAETGHCLKTLTYDKDWKRENGVVPISQVKFSENARYLLVKSLDGVVKIWDCIGGCVVRTFQVQPPEKGVLHHSCGMDFLNPEDGSTPLVISGYENGDIYCWNSDDKELVQLLDGSSHHRNSPVMSIHCFGNIMCSLALNGVCCLWRWE; encoded by the coding sequence ATGTTCCAATTCATTGCAGCTGTGGCGACGGAGGATGGCTTGAGGGCTACTTCTGCGAAATTATCACCCGATGGCCGGTTTCTGGCCATAACGCAGGGACCTAGTATTCTAATATACGATGTCTCCAAAAATGCCATATCACAGACGCTGGTCACGTCGCATGCAAGGCCATTCTCAGAACTGTGCTGGTCCCCTGACGGACAGTGCATCGCGACTGCTTCGGATGATTTCTCCGTGGAGATAGTGCACTTGTCGTACGGGCTGTTGCATACGTTTGTCGGTCATACGGCGCCTGTGATATCCCTGGCGTTCAACAGAAAGGGCAACTTGCTGTTCACGTCCTCGATGGACGAAAGCATCAAGATCTGGGATACGCTAAATGGCTCGCTGATGAAAACTATATCTGCGCATTCAGAGGCAGTGGTGTCGGTAGATGTGCCCGCAAATGACTCGTCCATTCTGAGTTCAGGTTCGTATGACGGGCTCATACGGATCTTCGATGCAGAGACAGGCCACTGTTTGAAAACGCTGACTTATGACAAGGATTGGAAAAGGGAAAACGGTGTGGTGCCCATCTCCCAGGTCAAGTTCTCTGAAAATGCAAGATATCTTTTGGTGAAATCGCTGGACGGCGTGGTGAAGATATGGGACTGTATTGGGGGCTGTGTGGTACGCACTTTCCAGGTCCAACCTCCGGAGAAGGGTGTGCTGCATCATTCGTGCGGTatggattttttgaacCCTGAAGACGGCTCCACTCCTTTGGTGATCAGCGGTTACGAAAACGGTGATATATATTGTTGGAACTCAGATGATAAAGAGCTTGTTCAATTGCTCGATGGTTCCTCCCATCATCGGAATAGTCCTGTGATGAGTATACATTGCTTCGGCAATATAATGTGCTCGCTCGCGTTGAACGGAGTTTGCTGTCTATGGAGATGGGAGtga
- the SMY2 gene encoding Smy2p, with protein sequence MIAPDSQRLFGSFDEQLKDLKLDSDDTESNSINSTFAPMESSQPSTNNGAIGAGINAVPGSTFRSNTPLLGNRHALSRTSSLMDSIGIQRAASPFAPAKEPFIPQNPGVVGTSFWHSDHPESRVGTPVQQIPLLQRNESTSSFGYAANLGMNLSTHSLAVDITPLGTPTIAQSHAILFPSSDIPPALDVNGIPQFPTPISIESSWKYIDTQGQIHGPFTTQMMSQWYIGGYFASTLQVSRLGSTPETLGINDVFITLGELMIKLQKYDTDPFSTFDKVHAQPPITDPSNTNLPAYSNEAIATTADTMETTDNDIFKPLTHKNIWDMDSGTTVQEGDIELGSTVSTGQTKGKPKSEVKPKNIIEARKSEKAESMAKVLLEEQERQNQEIKRKEEIRLLKKQKQKEEQELLKRQKEEKEMLKKRKERETLEAEKQKQIENTIKNTQVQTVPLKTPKDLPSLNDLNFKPTPWASKVKTNTPVNNITKNVLGNTENKKEAPLNLQLKITKEEKEKQELKSVLNWANKSSTVPNSTIDIKSQFQKTSKNAKETPSPKDFEDPNFIEEQKKIWERVQNSSKQPKTTTSATTTTTSWTTVTSKTKNPAGTAVPLVSKSNTGLNPSTTITSSTVATSTTTTFASMNSISPRQEFIKWCKSQMRLNSGITSNNVLELLLSLPTGPESKELIEETIYANSDVMDGRRFATEFIRRRAECERQGSDPLSWNEALALSGNDDDDWEFQVVSKKKGRKH encoded by the coding sequence ATGATTGCACCAGACTCTCAAAGATTATTCGGTTCCTTTGATGAACAGTTAAAAGACTTGAAACTGGACTCAGATGATACCGAGAGCAATAGCATCAATAGCACCTTTGCCCCTATGGAGTCCTCTCAGCCCAGCACCAATAACGGTGCCATTGGTGCGGGCATAAACGCTGTTCCCGGGTCCACGTTTAGGTCTAATACACCTCTCTTGGGTAACCGACATGCGCTTAGTAGAACCTCTTCTCTAATGGACTCTATTGGTATACAGCGTGCAGCCTCGCCGTTTGCACCTGCCAAAGAGCCCTTTATTCCCCAGAACCCAGGGGTCGTGGGTACCTCGTTTTGGCACAGTGACCATCCTGAATCGCGGGTTGGTACGCCTGTTCAACAAATCCCTCTATTGCAAAGAAACGAGTCTACTTCTTCCTTTGGATATGCCGCTAATCTTGGAATGAATTTGAGCACGCATTCTTTGGCTGTTGATATTACTCCGTTGGGAACACCAACGATTGCTCAATCCCATGCCATTTTATTCCCGTCATCTGATATACCTCCAGCTCTGGACGTAAATGGCATACCTCAATTTCCCACGCCAATTTCGATCGAGTCCAGTTGGAAATATATAGATACACAGGGGCAGATACATGGTCCATTCACTACCCAAATGATGTCCCAATGGTATATCGGTGGCTATTTTGCTTCAACTCTACAGGTTTCAAGGTTAGGCAGCACGCCGGAAACACTCGGAATAAACGATGTATTTATTACCTTGGGCGAGTTGATGATAAAGCTTCAAAAGTACGACACGGATCCATTTAGTACTTTTGATAAAGTTCATGCGCAACCACCCATTACCGACCCTAGCAACACAAATCTGCCTGCATATTCAAACGAAGCTATTGCTACAACTGCTGATACCATGGAAACTACCGACAACGATATTTTCAAACCATTGACTCATAAAAACATCTGGGATATGGACAGCGGCACTACAGTGCAAGAAGGTGATATTGAATTAGGTTCAACAGTCTCTACAGGTCAAACGAAGGGAAAACCCAAATCGGAAGTTAAACCCAAGAATATAATCGAGGCTAGAAAAAGCGAAAAAGCTGAATCCATGGCCAAAGTATTATTGGAAGAGCAAGAGAgacaaaatcaagaaattaaaagaaaagaagagattcGTTTGTTAAAAAAgcagaaacaaaaagaggaacaagaGTTActgaaaagacaaaaggaagaaaaggaaatgttgaaaaaacgGAAAGAAAGGGAAACCTTGGAAGCagaaaaacagaaacaaattgaaaataccATAAAGAATACACAAGTCCAAACAGTACCTCTCAAAACTCCAAAAGATCTGCCTTCATTGAATGATTTAAATTTTAAACCAACACCATGGGCTTCCAAAGTCAAGACGAATACTCCAGTAAATAATATAACCAAAAACGTTTTGGGTAATACCGAGAATAAGAAGGAAGCACCTCTGAATTTACAACTGAAAATTAccaaggaagaaaaggaaaaacaggAACTGAAATCTGTGTTAAACTGGGCCAACAAGTCAAGCACAGTACCAAATTCAACTATTGATATTAAATCacagtttcaaaaaacttctaaaaatgcaaaagaAACGCCATCGccaaaagattttgaagacccaaattttattgaagaacagaaaaaaatatgggaAAGAGTTCAAAACTCTTCTAAGCAGCCAAAGACCACTACTTCTGCAACTACTACGACAACATCTTGGACCACAGTAACatcaaagacgaaaaaCCCTGCTGGTACAGCTGTACCTTTAGTGTCAAAGTCCAATACAGGGTTAAACCCTTCAACGACGATAACAAGCAGCACCGTCGCTACTTCAACGACTACTACATTTGCCAGTATGAACAGTATCTCTCCGCGTCAAGAATTCATCAAGTGGTGTAAATCTCAAATGAGACTAAACTCTGGGATAACAAGTAATAACGTATTGGAACTGTTATTGAGTTTACCTACGGGACCAGAATCCAAAGAGTTGATTGAAGAAACTATTTATGCCAATAGTGATGTTATGGACGGTAGAAGGTTTGCTACTGAATTCATCAGAAGACGCGCTGAATGCGAAAGGCAAGGCAGTGACCCATTAAGTTGGAATGAGGCGTTGGCTCTTTCCGgtaatgatgatgatgactgGGAGTTTCAGGTTGTTAGTAAGAAGAAGGGTAGAAAGCATTAG
- the FZO1 gene encoding mitofusin — MPGLIVIVFIKKEYQNLLAPRESAFQHLHSRYQVETHKLLNAMSEGKQQSQNTNKPRKAPTDQDDDAATVVPPILTYSRNEGQFLASDAHRPADDQSTLFEEEGERREDDLLPSLRGSNSKAHLISSQLSQWNYNNNRVLLKRSILKTQVFVDQLQEENNIRPIFIAANDEREKLHVLQLNIKIDGHYNIQERNGFNMEKKALSKLFQSQIGAVTNHLNALKKRVDDVSSKVFITGDVNTGKSALCNSLLKRRLLPEDQLPCTNVFSEILEARENDGIEEVHAIPLYIAPTLKEAVDMYSIQNPKTYEIHSLKELSDLVPQNEKYALLKVYIKDDKRPASTSLLRNGTVDISLIDSPGLNMDSLQTAEVMSRQEEIDLVIFVVNAENQLTLSAKEFISLASREKKLMFFVVKKFDKIRDKQRCKELILKQIRDLSPETHKRAADFVHFVSKNGDEIAGYHGGDDSEDNGDEEPDNDPYSNNDPDPDFDSLEDSLRNFVLKKRSLSKLLPAKTYLSKLLSDITSISKSNITMYTEEKEKINQELETLRPEILTVQTKCNDLTNCVDKMAEETIALAYNNTKETLLSALDVPLHEYPKYQGLAQIYDFIFTTEDFIVNQIDEAINLSEVFAKQKTDVLVKKIYEIGKSELGDDFMCERVFKSELMFKKKKHLIGKRLRVSLSITDLFAPSWKGFLSYLSWQKPSTAPIYDIEEQTQEKQNGLMKTLGLKNYPLTQYWSRPSLLFTSKIPTLTLYFLGSTKVVGNIVLNGIKLSSWNSLKKLSVPIIVVGSLLGITYLIHDLPRALPMNLSSKYKRKLQEVEYIHLNAQRTSNEVRDVLRVPTREILRSCEIIMDKKQVTKKELESKNENNTLSIKFFDSLYEGTMAQKSIVEEINLDID; from the coding sequence ATGCCCGGGCTTATAGTAATTgtctttatcaaaaaagaataccAGAACCTATTAGCACCTAGGGAAAGTGCATTTCAACACCTTCATTCCAGATACCAAGTCGAAACGCATAAGCTTCTTAACGCTATGTCTGAAGGAAAACAGCAGTCTCAAAACACCAATAAACCACGCAAGGCTCCTACAGATCAAGACGATGATGCAGCCACAGTTGTACCTCCCATCCTTACATATTCACGGAACGAAGGCCAGTTTTTAGCTAGTGATGCTCATAGACCAGCCGATGATCAGTCCACAttgtttgaagaagagggAGAGCGTAGGGAGGATGACCTGTTGCCGTCATTGCGTGGGTCTAACTCAAAAGCACATTTGATCTCTTCTCAGCTCAGTCAGTGGAACtataacaacaacagagTACTCTTGAAGAGGTCCATTTTGAAGACGCAAGTTTTTGTGGATCAACTTcaagaggaaaacaatattCGTCCCATTTTTATCGCTGCCAATGATGAGCGTGAAAAATTGCATGTTCTACAACTGAATATTAAGATCGACGGACATTataatattcaagaaaggAACGGTTTTAACATGGAGAAAAAAGCTCTATCCAAATTATTTCAATCTCAAATCGGGGCCGTAACAAACCACTTAAACGccctgaaaaaaagagtggATGATGTTTCCTCTAAAGTGTTCATCACAGGTGACGTGAATACTGGAAAATCAGCTCTTTGCAACTCTTTATTAAAACGGCGTTTACTGCCTGAAGATCAACTTCCATGTACCAATGTATTTTCTGAAATACTAGAGGCCCGAGAAAACGACGGAATCGAGGAAGTTCATGCAATACCGCTATATATAGCTCCCACCCTCAAGGAGGCTGTTGACATGTATTCAATACAAAATCCAAAGACTTACGAGATTCACTCTTTGAAAGAGCTCTCCGATTTGGTGCCCCAGAACGAAAAGTATGCATTATTGAAGGTTTACATAAAGGACGATAAGAGACCCGCCTCCACGAGTTTGCTAAGAAATGGCACTGTTGATATATCTTTGATTGATTCGCCCGGTTTAAATATGGATTCCTTACAAACTGCGGAGGTTATGTCCCGACAAGAGGAAATTGATTTGGTCATTTTTGTTGTCAATGCAGAAAATCAGCTTACGCTATCCGCCAAAGAATTCATATCTTTAGCTTCTcgtgaaaagaaattaatgttttttgttgtgaaaaaatttgacaAAATCAGAGACAAACAACGTTGTAAAGAGCTAATTTTAAAGCAGATCCGTGATCTCTCCCCGGAAACACACAAACGCGCAGCCGATTTTGTCCATTTTGTTTCTAAAAACGGGGATGAAATAGCAGGTTATCATGGAGGTGACGACAGTGAAGATAATGGTGATGAGGAACCCGATAATGACCCATATTCTAACAACGATCCAGATCCCGATTTTGACAGTCTAGAAGATTCTCTACGTAATTTCGttctgaagaaaagatctCTTTCCAAATTACTACCTGCCAAAACGTACTTGTCGAAATTGTTGAGCGATATAACATcgatttccaaatcaaacatAACAATGTatactgaagaaaaagaaaaaatcaaccAAGAACTAGAAACATTAAGGCCTGAGATCCTAACCGTCCAAACAAAGTGTAACGATTTGACCAACTGTGTTGATAAAATGGCAGAAGAAACCATTGCGTTGGCCTATAATAATACTAAAGAAACACTTCTCAGTGCTTTGGATGTTCCATTACACGAATATCCAAAGTATCAAGGTCTTGCCCAGATTTATGACTTCATTTTCACAACAGAGGATTTTATAGTAAACCAAATTGATGAAGCAATAAATTTGAGCGAAGTATTTGCTAAGCAAAAGACAGACGTGCtggtgaagaaaatatatgaAATTGGTAAATCCGAGCTTGGTGATGATTTTATGTGCGAACgtgttttcaaaagtgaACTAAtgtttaagaaaaaaaaacacttaATAGGGAAAAGGCTAAGAGTTTCTCTATCGATAACTGATTTGTTTGCTCCAAGTTGGAAGGGATTTCTGTCTTATCTAAGTTGGCAGAAACCTAGCACGGCACCAATCTATGATATAGAGGAACAAacacaagaaaaacaaaatggGCTAATGAAAACTTTGGGATTGAAAAACTATCCTCTGACACAATATTGGTCAAGACCATCATTACTTTTCACATCAAAAATTCCCACACTGACTTTATACTTTTTGGGTAGTACAAAAGTAGTAGGCAACATCGTATTAAACGGTATCAAATTATCATCATGGAATTCGCTCAAGAAATTGTCGGTTCCCATCATAGTAGTAGGTTCCCTGCTAGGAATCACATATCTAATTCATGACTTGCCTCGTGCTCTACCAATGAATCTTTCTAgcaaatacaaaagaaagctACAAGAGGTAGAATACATTCATCTTAACGCGCAAAGAACTTCAAACGAAGTACGCGATGTTTTACGTGTACCCACCCGTGAAATCCTAAGGTCATGCGAAATAATCATGGACAAGAAGCAAGTCaccaagaaagaactggaaagcaaaaacgaaaataacACACTATCTATCAAATTCTTCGACTCCCTATACGAAGGGACAATGGCTCAAAAATCAATAGTCGAAGAAATAAACTTAGATATTGATTAG
- the EHT1 gene encoding medium-chain fatty acid ethyl ester synthase/esterase: protein MRRVSKVERYPQNTRPTNKLTKKDMSEVSKWPAINPFHWGYNGTVSHVVGENGSAKLSLKNDKQQVEFNTFVNEYVPILRNGAHYKLSPYLFTGILQTLYLNAADLSKKFPVFYGREIVEFSDGGVCTADWVMNSWEKEYNFDQNTMKFDTKKFGLDEKATHPEGWPRLQPRTRYLRDEELEEQRKVDLPLVVVLHGLAGGSHEPIIRSLTENLSRISNGKFQVVVLNTRGCARSKITTKNLFTAYHTMDIREFLQREKERYPNRKLYTVGCSFGATMLANYLGEEGDKSPLSAAVTLCNPWDLLLSALRMTEDWWSKTLFSRNIAQFLTRTVQVNMGELGVPNGSSPDHTPTTQNPSYYKFTPENLEKAKRFKSSLEFDELYTAPALGFPNAMEYYRAASSINRADKIKVPTLVINSRDDPVVGPDQPYSFVEKNPNILFCRTDLGGHLAYLDSNNDSWVTKAISEFLNKFEELVL from the coding sequence ATGAGACGTGTCTCGAAAGTCGAACGTTATCCTCAGAACACTCGACCAACGAATAAactaacaaaaaaagatatgtCAGAAGTTTCAAAGTGGCCAGCTATTAACCCATTTCATTGGGGGTACAACGGTACAGTTTCACATGTCGTTGGTGAAAATGGTTCTGCGAAGTTGAGTTTGAAGAACGATAAGCAGCAAGTCGAATTTAATACGTTTGTTAATGAATACGTCCCGATTCTGAGAAACGGGGCCCACTATAAACTAAGTCCTTACTTGTTCACAGGTATTTTACAAACTCTATACTTGAACGCTGCTGATTTATCGAAGAAGTTTCCTGTCTTTTATGGTAGGGAAATCGTCGAGTTCTCGGATGGCGGTGTCTGTACTGCTGATTGGGTCATGAATTCCTGGGAAAAGGAATATAATTTCGACCAAAACACTATGAAATTTGATACGAAGAAGTTTGGTCTCGACGAGAAGGCGACGCACCCAGAGGGATGGCCTCGTTTACAACCACGTACGAGGTACCTGAGAGACGAAGAGTTGGAAGAGCAAAGGAAAGTAGATCTTCCCCTAGTTGTTGTCCTCCATGGTCTTGCCGGAGGCAGTCATGAACCAATCATAAGATCTCTAACTGAGAACTTGTCTCGTATCAGTAACGGGAAATTCCAAGTCGTGGTGCTAAACACGAGGGGCTGCGCGCGTTCTAAAATCACCACTAAAAACTTATTCACAGCTTACCACACTATGGATATTCGTGAGTTCTtgcaaagagaaaaagaaagatatcCAAACAGAAAATTATACACCGTAGGATGCTCTTTCGGGGCTACCATGTTAGCAAACTATTTGGGTGAAGAAGGTGACAAATCGCCTTTATCTGCTGCTGTTACATTATGTAATCCATGggatcttcttctttcggCACTTAGAATGACTGAAGACTGGTGGTCAAAAACCTTGTTCTCTAGAAATATTGCCCAATTTTTAACTAGAACTGTTCAAGTTAACATGGGCGAATTAGGTGTTCCAAACGGTTCTAGTCCTGACCATACACCTACGACTCAAAATCCATCTTACTATAAATTCACACCCgagaatttggaaaaggcgAAACGCTTTAAGTCGAGTCTTGAATTCGATGAGCTGTACACTGCACCAGCTTTGGGATTCCCAAATGCTATGGAATATTATAGAGCAGCCAGTTCAATTAACAGGGctgataaaatcaaagttCCTACTTTAGTAATCAATTCCAGAGATGATCCTGTTGTAGGCCCCGACCAACCTTATTCATTTGTGGAAAAGAACCCTAATATTCTATTCTGTAGAACTGACCTAGGTGGCCATTTAGCTTACCTAGACAGCAACAACGATTCGTGGGTTACGAAGGCGATTTCCGAATTCTTGAATAAGTTCGAGGAATTAGTTTTATGA